Below is a genomic region from Sphingomonas phyllosphaerae.
ACCGTTGCTGCTGCCCGACATGCCGCTGCACGATCCGTGGATCGTCGCCGATCGCGCCACGCGCACCTATTGGCTGTTCACGCGCAACGAGAAGCAGCTGACCGGCGACAAACGGCTGGGGATCATGGCCTATCGCAGCCGCGACCTGAAGCATTGGCAGCGGCCGGTGATGGTCTTCACGCTGCCCGCGGACAGCTGGGCGAACGACGGCGCGTGGGCGCCGGAGGTGCATCGCTGGAAGGGGCGCTGGTATCTGTTCTCGACCTTCTACAACGACGCCTTGAAGCTGCCCGGGGATAACGGGCGTCAGCCGGTGCGGCGGTCGACGCTGCTCGCCTCGGCGGCGACGCTCGGCGGGCCGTACCGGCTGGAGCGCGGCGGGGCGCCGATCGTCGATGCCGCACGGATGACGCTCGACGGGTCGCTGTATGTCGATCGCGCGGGCAAGCCGTGGATGGTCTATGCGCACGAATGGGTGCAGGTCGGCGACGGGACGATCGAGGCGGTGCCGCTCGACGATACGCTCGCGGCCGCAGGGCCGCCGCACCTGCTGTTCCGCGCCTCCGATGCGCCGTGGGTGAAGCGCGCCGATCCCGCCGACGTGACGGGCGGCAACGTCACCGACGGGCCGGAGCTGTTCCGCACCCGCACCGGCACGTTGCTTATGCTATGGTCGAGCTACGACCGGCGCGGCTATGTCCAGTCGCTCGCGCGGTCGAAGAGCGGCGAGGTTACCGGACCGTGGGAGCAATTGCCGCCGCTGGTGCGTGGCGACAGCGGGCACGGAATGCTGTTCCGCACCTTCGAGGGCAGACTGACGATGGTGCTGCACCGTCCGTTCGAGAACGCGCGCGGCAAGCTGTATGCGATGCGCGATCTGGGCGACACGATCGCGGTCGAGCGCGAGCTGACCGAGCTGGACGGCGAGACGCGGCCGGTGGTGACGGCGGCGGGGGATTAGGGAAGGGTCGGACAAATGACTTCACTCCTCCCGTTTAGGGGAGGGTCCGGGGGTGGGGGATCTCGAGAGTTCGAGCTTCAGGGACAGGCCCCACCCCAACCCCTCCCCCGAGGGGGAGGGGCTTAATGCCCCGAGAGGGAGGGGCTTTAATGGCTGCCGGTCAATAATTGACCGCATAGTCCTTGCGGAAGTCCTGACCGGCGAAGGCGCGGCGCATCGTCCATGGCTGAGGCGGGGCGGTCCAATAGGCGTGATCGGCGGGCAGGCCGAGCGCGATCAGGCTTTCCGAGGCGATATACATGCTGCCGGCGTTGGAATAGATGTCGCCCAGCGTCGGCTGGTGCCGCGCGAAGCCGATCGTCAGGAAGCCGTCGGCGTTGAAGTTGCTGGGATCGGCGAACACGCGCCGCTGCGCCGCCATCGTCGCCGCACGCACCTGCCCCGGCGGCAAGGTGTCGGGCAATTGCCCGCGCCACGCCAGATGCCCGAGCGGCTGATGCACCGCGGTGCGATAGGTGAGCGAGCGGCCGATCGCGGCATAGCTGCCGTCCGGGGCGATCATCCGTTCGAGATGCTCGGCATAGCGTTGCTCGCGCTTCACCGCGCGCGCCAGTTCCTCGGCGGGGCGGAGATTGTTGAAGCTCGGCTTGCCCGCCGCGAGCGTGGCGAGGATCTGCACCAGCATCGGGTGGATGACGTAGCTGTTGTAATAGTCGTAGTGGAAGCGCTCGCCGTCGCCGTACCAGCCGTCGCCGACATACCATTCGAGCATCTTCTTGATCGTCAGGTCGACGCGCATCGGGTCCCAGTCCTCGCCGATCGCGAACAGGAACGCCTCGTTCATCGCCGCGAACAGCAGCCAGTTCTGATAGGGCGGGGAAATGCGGCGCAGGCCCTTGATCTCCTCGACGATCCGCGCCTTGGTCTTCGCGTCGAGCGGCTTCCACAGTGCATCCGGCGCACGCAGCAGCGCGCTGGTGAAATAGGCGGAATCGACCAACGCCTGTCCGTGGCCGCGCCACAACAGATAGTCGGGGCTCTGCGGATCGACCGCATGGGTGTAGCTCTCCAGCGCCTGCGTGCGCAGGCGGGCACGGAGACGGCCTTCGGCGCTGGCGTCGTCGGGGAGCGCGAGCCATGGCGCGATGCCGTCGATCAGCCGCCCGAACGCCTCGAGATAGGCGACGCCGGGGTTGCGGCCATCCCATGTCGGGCTGAGTTCGGGCGTCCATTCGGCGTGGAGCCGGCCGCGCGCCATGCGTCCGAGCACCGGCTCGGCCATCCGGCGGAGCAATGCGAGCGCGTCGGCGCGGTCGGTCTTGCCGTCGGGCAGCGGCGCATCGACGGGCCGCCCCTCGGCGCTGGTCGGCGTCGTAGCGAGCGCACCCATCGCAAGGCCGCCCGCCAGAAGCGCCCGTCGTTCGATCTGCATCGTCATTGCCCAGCGTTCGGGATGGTGAAGGTCAGTGGCGTTCCGGCGGCATACCGGTCCCATTGCTGGCGGGTGCGGAAGTCACCCTCGCCATGGCTCCATGCCGTGCCCGAATAATAGACGAACGGCATGCCGGGCGTGACGCGGAGCAGCACCAACTGATTGTCGGCATCGGCGCGCACCTCGGCGATCATCCGGGGATCGACCCGGATCGCGATTGCCATTCGGCCGTGACCGGGATCGTCCGGCCCCCACCACGACAGCAGCCCGCGCGCGCGATCGACGGTCAGCTCGCCCGCGCCCTGCCCGGTGGTGCGCTTGCCGATGCCGATGCCGACCAGCAACGGCCCGGGGCGGTCGGAGGAGAGGGTCGAGACCATGCGGGTGAAGTGCGTGCCGAGCGGCAGCGTGAAGCGACGCGTTTCCCATACCTTGCGCACCGTATCGACCGGCCAGGGCGCATAATCGACGGTGAAGTCGGCGCGGTCGCCACCGCTGGCGAGGATGCGGTGGCGAACGAAGTTGCGCGAGGTCCACAATTTGTTGTCGTGCCAGATGCCCAGCCCGCCCGCGCCGCGCGTGGTGCCGACATTGTAGAAGTCGATCCCCTCGCCATGATAGGCGTGCTGGTCGCCGGTGCGGAGCTGACGGTCCGCGAACGGCCAGCGGACGTTCTTGCCCCAGCTGTCGATCCCCGACCCCGACGGCGGTTCCGCCGCCTCCAGCGCATGGCCGTAGATGCGATGCGCGGTGCGATCATTCTCCCACAGCAGATCGTCGTAGCGATAGTCGGCGAGCAGCGCGACCGCGCGCGGCGTGCGGTCGGCGGGTGCGGGCAAGGGCGACACCACCGGCAACGGTGTGGCGGGTTGCTGGGCGGTCGCGGGCACGCCGGCCAGCAGCCCCCACGCCACCGCTGCGCTCAATCGCCGCCCGCCTCTCATCCTTACCCTCCACGACAATGTTGTAGGATAACCTAAGGCATCATATCTATTTTGCCAAGGCAGCGCTTTGCCCATGGGGGTTGAGCCACGACCTTGATATAGAGGGCAGATGACCAAGACCATGTCGCTGGCGGACGCTTTGTACGTCAAACTCGAAGCGCGGATCCGCTCGGGCGAGATGCCGCCGGGCGCGCGGCTGCCGACGCAGAAGGAAATCGCCGAGGACGAGAAGGTCAGTCGCACGGTGGTGCGCGAGGCGGTCGCGCGCCTGGAGGCGCACGGCATCGCGATCGCGCGACAGGGGTCGGGCGTGTTCGTGTCCGATGACGCGCGCTATCAGGCGTTCCAGATCACGCGGCAGGACATGAGCGAGCTGGCGGACGTGATCCGCTTGCTCGAGGTGCGGCTATCGGTCGAGTCGGAGATGGCAGCGTTCGCGGCGGCGCGGCGGACGCTGACCGACATCTCGGCGATGCGCGCGGCGTTGCGTGACATGGCGGCGGTCGCCGACGATCCGGTCGCCTCGGCCGCGGCGGACACGCGCTTCCACACCGCGATCGCGCGCGCGACGCAGAACGAGACGTTCGTCAAGCTGATCGACTTCCTCGGCGTGCGGCTGGTGCCGCCGCGCAACCTGTATCTACGCGACCAGCCGCCCGAGGCGCAGCGCGCCTATGTCGAGAAGGTGCGGATCGAGCATGAGGCGATCGTCGACGCGATCGTGCGGATGAATCCCGCGGGCGCGCGCGACGCGGCGCGGCACCACATGCAGGAAAGCCTCAGCCGCCACACCGAATTGAGCGAGGCGGCGAACCTTTCCGGAGGTGCCGTGCCCGGCGGTTGACGCGCGCATGAACTTGTATGATAACCGACCTGCAAGCCGCAAGGAGCGGCGCGACAGGAGGGGTTATCGTGGGCAGGTCGTTGTTTATCGGCATGGCGTCGGCGCACGCCATCGCATTGGCGCTGGTGGCGGCGCCGGTCGCGGCACAAGCGACGCAGGCCGATCCCGCGCAACCGGCCGACACCTCGGTCACCGCTGATCCACAGGCGCCGGCCGATCCCGCCGGCGAAGACATCGTCGTTACCGGGTTCCGCCGCAGCCTTGCCGAAGGGCTGGAGCTGAAGCGCGAGGCGGTCGGGGTGCGCGATTCGATCGTCGCGGAGGATATCGGCAAGTTCCCCGAGGCGAACGTCGCGGAATCGCTGCAACGTATTCCGGGCATCTTCCTGTCGCGCGACGGTGCGTCGAACGAGGGCCAGCAGATCAGCATCCGCGGGCTTGGTCCGTCCTTCTCGGTGACGACGATCAACGGCGCGCCGGTTCGCACGACCTCGACCGGTGGCGTCGGCAATTCGTCGCGCACGTTCAATTTCGACGTCTTCCCGTCGGAACTGTTCGGGCGCGTCGATGTCTACAAGAGCCCGCTCGCCAACCTTGAGGAAGGCGGCATTTCGGGCAACGTCGATCTGCAGACGCCGCGGCCGTTCGACAGCAAGGGGCGGGTGGTCCGCTACAATCTCGCGCAGAACTACAATACCGGTTCGGGGCAGATCCGCCCGCGCGCCTCGTTGCTGGTCAGCGATACGGTCGGCAACTTCGGCGCGCTGTTCGGCGTCGCCTATGCGCAGAACGTCAACGAGCGATCGGGATTCCAGTCGACCGGTGGCTATAATTCGACGGCACTGGCCACGCTGCCGGCACCGACCGCCGGGCAGCCCGACAGGCGAGGTCCGTTCACGCCCTTCGCGCTCGATCTCGACAATCCGGCGGCGAATTTCGGCAATCTGACCCGCGACCAGATCGCAGGCGCTTATCTGCCGCGTTTCTACCGCGTGTTCACCTCCAGCAACCAGCGCGAGCGGCTGGGGTTCGTCGGGTCGCTGCAATATAAGAGCGACCGGTTCGAGGCGAGCGTCGACGGCATCTATTCGCGCGTGACCGACGTCAACGACGAATTCACATTCGGCGTGCCGGTGCGCAACACGCGCACCGTGCGCGGCACGACCAGCCTGCCGGGGCGCGGCACCAATTCGGGGCTGATCCCGGTCGACGTGAAGATCGACCAGTACAACAACCTGTACGGGACGTTCGACAATAGCTCGTTGCTGACCGAAAGCTTCTATCGCAATGCCGAGACGCAGTTCCGCTACGGAATCGTCCGCGCGGTGTGGAGCCCGACCGATACGCTGAAGATTTCGGCGCAGGGCAACATCAACAAGAGCGAAGCCTTTTCGTCGGGCAACCGGATCGTCTCGAACATCTATTCGATCCGCACGACCTTCGATCCGACCGTGAACGTCAGCTATCCGACGATCAGTTCGCCGGTGTCGTTCACCAAGCCGCGCAACTTCACCGATCCCAGCCTCGGCTTCGGCTCGGCGCGCGAGCTGGACCAGCAGAAGAGCGGGCGGCTGGTCGCGACCTGGGATGCGGGCGAGTTCGCGGGCGCGGAATGGTCGGCCTTGGTCGGCGCGAGCTATATCTCAAGCGTGAAGGAGATCGAGCGGCGGGACGGGACATCGATCGCGCGCACGCGGACGCTGCCGGGCGGCGGCACGTTCGCGACGATCGACGTCTTCTCGCACATGGTGCCGTTCCTGCCCTATGGCGCGACGCGCAACGGCGGCAATGCCGGCTATCCGTCGGAGTTCGCGACCTTCCCGCGTGCGTTCGTCATGGACTATCTCGATGCCAACGGCGCCAATGCCGAGGCGCCGGTGCAGCTCAATTCCAAGTTCCGTGCCGAGGAACGGGTGAAGGCCGCGTTCGTCGAGACGAACATGAAGCTGCCGCTGGGACAGGGCGACCTGCGTGGCAATTTCGGGATGCGCTACGCCAAGACCGAGACGATCATCGACAATTATGCGCCGACCGGCGGCGGGGCCTTTGGTCCCCGGCAGCGTCGCGGCGGCTATGACAACTGGCTGCCGTCGCTCAGCCTGGCATGGGACATCACGCCGAAGGTGCTGGTGCGTGGCTCGGCGGGCAAGACGATCACCCGTTCGGCGCTGGTCGACATCGCGAGCGGGATCGCGATCCCCAACCGCTTCAACCCCGATGTGACGGTCGGCAACCCGGGTCTGCGCCCGCAGGTGGCGACGCAATATGACTTCAGCGCGGAATGGTATTTCCAGCCCGCGTCGGTGCTGAGCATCGGTGCGTTCAAGAAGTCGCTGCGCGATACGCCACAAGCGGTGACCATCTACGGCGTGCCATTCAGCACGCTGCAATTGTCGCAGGATCTGTTCGATCGGCGTTCGATCACGGGCAGCGACACCGGCACGATCTCGCCCGACCAGCCGTTCACCGTCACCACGGTGCAAAATCTCGGCAAGCTGGAGCTGAAGGGGCTGGAGATCGCCTATCAGCAAAACCTGACTTTCCTGCCCGCGCCGTTCGACGGGTTGGGCGTGCTGGGAAGCTTCACGAAGGTGTGGCGCGAGGGCAATGACTTCGTCACGTCGAAGGGAACGCGCGTCAGCATCGCCGGCGTGCCGGATTATTCGTACAGCGCCACTGCCTTCTACGAAAAGGGACCGTTCGCGATCCGCGGATCGTGGAACTATCGTGCCCGTGGGGGTGGCAGCTCGGTCAACAGCGGGAACGACCAGATCGGCTATACCGCGCCGCAGGGCTTCCTCGACGCGACGGTCAGCTATCGCTTGAACGACAATTTCGAGTTGCGCGTCGATGCGCTGAACATCACCAACACCAACCTCTACACCTATTACGAAAACCCGGATCAGGCGAAGGGCAACGGCTCGTCGCGCCGCGACAATTCCTTCTACAACGGCACGACGATCGCCTTCGGCATCCGCGGCAAGTTCTGAACCATCCCCACCTGGGCGCGCGGCGGTGTCGCGCGCCCTTCTTTCCCGGAGCGCCATCGCCATGCCGGATATCGCCGCCGCGCCGCCGACCGGGCGCTATCGCTGGACGATCTGCGCGTTGCTGTTCGCGGCGACCGCGATCAATTACATCGACCGGCAGATGATCGGCGTGCTCAAGCCGGTGCTCCAGAAGGATCTGGGGTGGAGCGAGGCGCAATATGCCGACATCGTCTTCTGGTTTCAGGCCGCCTATGCCGCCGGGTTCCTGATGATGGGACGGCTGATCGACCGCTTCGGCGCACGGCTCGGCTATGCGCTGGCCTTCTCGTTCTGGACGCTGGCGCATGTCGCGCACGGGCTGGTGAGCAGCGTCGCGCAATTCGGTGCGGCGCGGTTCGCGCTGGGGCTGGGCGAGGCGGGCAATTTCCCGTCCGGCCTGAAGGCGGTGACCGAATGGTTTCCGCAGTGCGAGCGCGCGTTCGCGGTCGGACTGTTCAACGCCGGGGCGAATGTCGGCGCAATCGCGACGCCGCTGCTCGTGCCCGCAATCACGCTCGCCTACGGCTGGCGGATGGCGTTCCTTGCGACCGGCGCGTTCAGCGTGCTGTGGCTAATCGCGTGGGTCGCGATCTATCGCCGGCCCGAGGAGCACCCGCGCGTCACGGCCAGCGAGCTGGCGCTGATCCGCAGCGATCCCGCGCCGGCGGTGCAGCGCGAGCCATGGCTGCGGCTGTTCGCCTACCGCGAGACCTGGGCCTATGCGGTGCCCAAGTTCCTGACCGATCCGATCTGGTGGATGTTCCTGTTTTGGCTGCCCGATTTCCTCGGCAAGCGCTACGGGCTCGACCTCAAGTCGTTCGGGCCGCCGCTGGTGGTAATCTACCTGCTGTCGGACGCGGGCAGCGTCCTGGGCGGATGGACCTCGTCGCGGCTGCTGCGGCGCGGCTGGTCGGCGAATGCGGCGCGCAAGGCGACGATGCTGGGCTGTGCGATCGCGGTGCTGCCGATCGTCACGGTCCAGTATGTCGACAGCCTGTGGATCGCGGTTGCGCTGATCGGGCTGGCGACCGCGGCGCATCAGGCGTTTTCCGCCAATCTGCTGACGCTGCCGTCGGACCTGTTCCCGCGCGCGGCGGTCGGCTCGGTGGTCGGGATCGGCGGGACGGCGGGCGCGATCGGCGGGATGCTGATCGCCAAGTTCGTCGGTCACGTGCTTGGCATATCGGGCAGCTATGCGCCGATCTTCGCGGTGGCGGGCGGTGCCTATCTGCTGGCATTGCTGTCGCTGCACATCATCAGCCCCCGGCTGGCCCCGGCCCGTTTCGCGTCCATGGAGAGCGCCGCATGATCCTTCGACATTTTGCCCTCGCCGCCAGCCTCGTGGCGGTCGCCGCGCCCGCGGCGGCACAGCAACAGGGGCCGATCGCGCAGGCGGTGAAGCTGGCCGACTGGCAACTGGCGCACATGGACGTGAACCCGCGCAGCGGCGACATGCGCGCGTGGGAGCCAGCGGTTTTCTGGGTCGGGATGACCGCGCTCGCCGATGCCGGCGCGCCGCCGCGGATCAAGGACGCGATCATGGCGATGGGGCGCGCGAACGGCTGGCGCGCGGGCGAGAAGCCCTATTTCGCCGACGATCATGCGATCGTGCAGAGTTACCTGTGGGCCGCAGCGCATGGCGGACCGCCGCAAGCGCTGGCGAGCGCGAAGGCGACGTTCGACCGCGTGGTCGACAAGCCGGCGGTGACGACGCTCGCCTTCGCGGTGCCGCCGGAGGGCTATGGCGCGACCGAGTGCCTGACGCGCTGGTGCTGGTGCGACGCGCTGTTCATGGCGCCGCCCGCGTTGGTCGAACTCAGCCGCCAGACGGGTGATCCGAAGTATCGCAACTTCGCGCTGCGCGAATTCTGGGCGACGACCGACTTCCTGCTCGATCCGGTTGAACAGCTTTACTACCGCGACAGCCGCTTCTTCGAGCGTCGCGATGCGCAGCGTCGCAAGCAATTCTGGGCACGTGGCAATGGCTGGGTGTTCGCCGGCATGGCGCGGATCATCCCGCTGCTGCCCAGGAACAGCCCGGACCGCGTTCGGATGGAGGGGCTGTTCCGCAAGATGGCGGCGAAGCTGAAGACGCTGCAGAAGCCCGATGGCTATTGGGCGCCGTCGCTGCTCGCCCCCGAGGGTTCGCCGCCGGAATCGAGCGGCACCGGCTTCTTCACCTATGGCATGGCGTGGGGTGTCAACGCCGGGGTGCTGCCACGCGCCGAATACGCGCCGGTCGCGAAGCGCGGCTGGGCGGCGTTGGAGCGGTCGATCCAGCCCGATGGGCGGCTCGGCTGGGTGCAGCAGGTCAGCGACCGGCCCGACAAGGTCGCCGCGCAAGAGACGCAATATTACGGCGTGGGGGCGT
It encodes:
- a CDS encoding glycoside hydrolase family 43 protein, with translation MTLLSAGRAGAVAALRAALLMVLACGTLLVSTGATRPAPDAPLLLPDMPLHDPWIVADRATRTYWLFTRNEKQLTGDKRLGIMAYRSRDLKHWQRPVMVFTLPADSWANDGAWAPEVHRWKGRWYLFSTFYNDALKLPGDNGRQPVRRSTLLASAATLGGPYRLERGGAPIVDAARMTLDGSLYVDRAGKPWMVYAHEWVQVGDGTIEAVPLDDTLAAAGPPHLLFRASDAPWVKRADPADVTGGNVTDGPELFRTRTGTLLMLWSSYDRRGYVQSLARSKSGEVTGPWEQLPPLVRGDSGHGMLFRTFEGRLTMVLHRPFENARGKLYAMRDLGDTIAVERELTELDGETRPVVTAAGD
- a CDS encoding DUF2264 domain-containing protein gives rise to the protein MTMQIERRALLAGGLAMGALATTPTSAEGRPVDAPLPDGKTDRADALALLRRMAEPVLGRMARGRLHAEWTPELSPTWDGRNPGVAYLEAFGRLIDGIAPWLALPDDASAEGRLRARLRTQALESYTHAVDPQSPDYLLWRGHGQALVDSAYFTSALLRAPDALWKPLDAKTKARIVEEIKGLRRISPPYQNWLLFAAMNEAFLFAIGEDWDPMRVDLTIKKMLEWYVGDGWYGDGERFHYDYYNSYVIHPMLVQILATLAAGKPSFNNLRPAEELARAVKREQRYAEHLERMIAPDGSYAAIGRSLTYRTAVHQPLGHLAWRGQLPDTLPPGQVRAATMAAQRRVFADPSNFNADGFLTIGFARHQPTLGDIYSNAGSMYIASESLIALGLPADHAYWTAPPQPWTMRRAFAGQDFRKDYAVNY
- a CDS encoding DUF4861 family protein; the protein is MSAAVAWGLLAGVPATAQQPATPLPVVSPLPAPADRTPRAVALLADYRYDDLLWENDRTAHRIYGHALEAAEPPSGSGIDSWGKNVRWPFADRQLRTGDQHAYHGEGIDFYNVGTTRGAGGLGIWHDNKLWTSRNFVRHRILASGGDRADFTVDYAPWPVDTVRKVWETRRFTLPLGTHFTRMVSTLSSDRPGPLLVGIGIGKRTTGQGAGELTVDRARGLLSWWGPDDPGHGRMAIAIRVDPRMIAEVRADADNQLVLLRVTPGMPFVYYSGTAWSHGEGDFRTRQQWDRYAAGTPLTFTIPNAGQ
- a CDS encoding FadR/GntR family transcriptional regulator → MTKTMSLADALYVKLEARIRSGEMPPGARLPTQKEIAEDEKVSRTVVREAVARLEAHGIAIARQGSGVFVSDDARYQAFQITRQDMSELADVIRLLEVRLSVESEMAAFAAARRTLTDISAMRAALRDMAAVADDPVASAAADTRFHTAIARATQNETFVKLIDFLGVRLVPPRNLYLRDQPPEAQRAYVEKVRIEHEAIVDAIVRMNPAGARDAARHHMQESLSRHTELSEAANLSGGAVPGG
- a CDS encoding TonB-dependent receptor gives rise to the protein MGRSLFIGMASAHAIALALVAAPVAAQATQADPAQPADTSVTADPQAPADPAGEDIVVTGFRRSLAEGLELKREAVGVRDSIVAEDIGKFPEANVAESLQRIPGIFLSRDGASNEGQQISIRGLGPSFSVTTINGAPVRTTSTGGVGNSSRTFNFDVFPSELFGRVDVYKSPLANLEEGGISGNVDLQTPRPFDSKGRVVRYNLAQNYNTGSGQIRPRASLLVSDTVGNFGALFGVAYAQNVNERSGFQSTGGYNSTALATLPAPTAGQPDRRGPFTPFALDLDNPAANFGNLTRDQIAGAYLPRFYRVFTSSNQRERLGFVGSLQYKSDRFEASVDGIYSRVTDVNDEFTFGVPVRNTRTVRGTTSLPGRGTNSGLIPVDVKIDQYNNLYGTFDNSSLLTESFYRNAETQFRYGIVRAVWSPTDTLKISAQGNINKSEAFSSGNRIVSNIYSIRTTFDPTVNVSYPTISSPVSFTKPRNFTDPSLGFGSARELDQQKSGRLVATWDAGEFAGAEWSALVGASYISSVKEIERRDGTSIARTRTLPGGGTFATIDVFSHMVPFLPYGATRNGGNAGYPSEFATFPRAFVMDYLDANGANAEAPVQLNSKFRAEERVKAAFVETNMKLPLGQGDLRGNFGMRYAKTETIIDNYAPTGGGAFGPRQRRGGYDNWLPSLSLAWDITPKVLVRGSAGKTITRSALVDIASGIAIPNRFNPDVTVGNPGLRPQVATQYDFSAEWYFQPASVLSIGAFKKSLRDTPQAVTIYGVPFSTLQLSQDLFDRRSITGSDTGTISPDQPFTVTTVQNLGKLELKGLEIAYQQNLTFLPAPFDGLGVLGSFTKVWREGNDFVTSKGTRVSIAGVPDYSYSATAFYEKGPFAIRGSWNYRARGGGSSVNSGNDQIGYTAPQGFLDATVSYRLNDNFELRVDALNITNTNLYTYYENPDQAKGNGSSRRDNSFYNGTTIAFGIRGKF
- a CDS encoding MFS transporter — its product is MPDIAAAPPTGRYRWTICALLFAATAINYIDRQMIGVLKPVLQKDLGWSEAQYADIVFWFQAAYAAGFLMMGRLIDRFGARLGYALAFSFWTLAHVAHGLVSSVAQFGAARFALGLGEAGNFPSGLKAVTEWFPQCERAFAVGLFNAGANVGAIATPLLVPAITLAYGWRMAFLATGAFSVLWLIAWVAIYRRPEEHPRVTASELALIRSDPAPAVQREPWLRLFAYRETWAYAVPKFLTDPIWWMFLFWLPDFLGKRYGLDLKSFGPPLVVIYLLSDAGSVLGGWTSSRLLRRGWSANAARKATMLGCAIAVLPIVTVQYVDSLWIAVALIGLATAAHQAFSANLLTLPSDLFPRAAVGSVVGIGGTAGAIGGMLIAKFVGHVLGISGSYAPIFAVAGGAYLLALLSLHIISPRLAPARFASMESAA
- a CDS encoding glycoside hydrolase family 88 protein codes for the protein MILRHFALAASLVAVAAPAAAQQQGPIAQAVKLADWQLAHMDVNPRSGDMRAWEPAVFWVGMTALADAGAPPRIKDAIMAMGRANGWRAGEKPYFADDHAIVQSYLWAAAHGGPPQALASAKATFDRVVDKPAVTTLAFAVPPEGYGATECLTRWCWCDALFMAPPALVELSRQTGDPKYRNFALREFWATTDFLLDPVEQLYYRDSRFFERRDAQRRKQFWARGNGWVFAGMARIIPLLPRNSPDRVRMEGLFRKMAAKLKTLQKPDGYWAPSLLAPEGSPPESSGTGFFTYGMAWGVNAGVLPRAEYAPVAKRGWAALERSIQPDGRLGWVQQVSDRPDKVAAQETQYYGVGAFLLAATQIAQLDRAR